Proteins encoded by one window of Streptomyces sp. ALI-76-A:
- a CDS encoding D-alanyl-D-alanine carboxypeptidase, producing MEEASVAGESPDRSKQQESSAEPTSGSAGPVPEARNESGAPRDPRLAVAREAKAAPAARGGVDTATRVLSVRELAEAAQGPVDAPQDAPQEAPGEAEDTEAAREAGAARSGDVAAQTTDAPAEGDSKTADDSGDSGDSGDRDPRTAAGSARLRDAVAAWVASADEKPAADADATDQAGEPEDAIPDADATDDADEPEDAIPDTDATDDAGEPEDAEPEDAIPDADATDDTGEPEDAEPEDAIPDADATDDTGEPEDAIPDTDATDDAGEPEDAIPDADATDDAGEPEDAVEPASGGEAESSRGVEDEAEPAAEAKAADEAKAAGDAEAEADDIAVVADTPVNAHANTATDTEPEPDTEPGPEPDKSPADARDQADADADAETATATDQPPAPAKPAVDQATAVFKTVRPSAPAVDQPTTMLKFGGATKDKPEPESGVEPKAEPQSKAEPEPEAKPASDAERTSKFVALKPLDEPSARRPQAADATAALPQVTAAGPQPGPERTTQQPLPPKPPLDLLAELTNTPPPAETPVRTAVRRVKIWTPLVLLLVVVFAVVQAVRPLPAPELQLTAEDSYTFEGGKAEMPWPADGQAAVDVQGIGTFGSSGEQKPVPIASVAKVMTAYVILRDHPLKSGADGPKIEIDQAAEDQSDAGQESTVDVTKGDSISQREALESILIASANNVARLLARWDAGSEKAFVAKMNDAAEDLGMTNTTYTDPSGLNNTTVSTAVDQVKLGKAAMTEPAFREVAAMMSYVDYKGTKHDNWNRLVGYNDVVGIKTGTTTSALGNLVFAAKKDVDGEVHRIVGAVVRQPAGGADNTIIGAALDSSDKLIRAAQDALESATILKKGDVVGYADDGLGGRTPVVATKDVTAVGWAGLTVKLTFAADDLPHTAKAGTQVGSLTVGDGSGSAVKVPVALQKDLVEPGFTDKLTRLG from the coding sequence ATGGAGGAGGCATCGGTGGCGGGCGAGTCCCCCGACAGGTCGAAGCAGCAGGAGTCGTCGGCGGAACCGACGTCGGGGAGCGCGGGTCCGGTTCCCGAGGCCAGGAACGAGTCGGGCGCGCCGCGCGATCCACGTCTGGCGGTGGCCCGGGAAGCGAAGGCGGCTCCGGCGGCGCGCGGGGGCGTGGACACGGCGACGAGGGTGCTGTCCGTCCGGGAACTCGCGGAGGCCGCGCAGGGGCCCGTGGACGCCCCGCAGGACGCCCCCCAGGAAGCCCCCGGGGAGGCCGAGGACACCGAGGCCGCCCGGGAGGCCGGAGCGGCCCGGAGCGGGGACGTGGCCGCGCAGACGACGGACGCACCGGCCGAGGGCGACTCGAAGACGGCTGACGACTCCGGCGACTCCGGCGACTCCGGCGATCGTGACCCGAGGACCGCGGCGGGGAGCGCCCGGCTGCGGGACGCGGTGGCCGCGTGGGTGGCGTCGGCGGACGAGAAGCCGGCGGCGGACGCGGACGCGACGGACCAGGCCGGTGAGCCCGAGGACGCAATCCCGGACGCCGACGCCACGGACGACGCCGACGAACCCGAGGACGCAATCCCGGACACCGACGCCACGGACGACGCCGGCGAACCCGAGGACGCCGAACCCGAGGACGCAATCCCCGACGCCGACGCCACGGACGACACCGGCGAACCCGAGGACGCCGAACCCGAGGACGCAATCCCCGACGCCGACGCCACGGACGACACCGGCGAACCCGAGGACGCAATCCCGGACACCGACGCCACGGACGACGCCGGTGAACCCGAGGACGCAATCCCCGACGCCGACGCCACGGACGACGCCGGTGAGCCCGAGGACGCCGTGGAGCCGGCGAGCGGTGGCGAGGCCGAGTCGAGTCGCGGAGTCGAGGACGAAGCCGAGCCCGCCGCCGAGGCGAAGGCTGCCGACGAGGCGAAGGCCGCCGGCGACGCCGAAGCCGAAGCCGACGACATCGCTGTCGTCGCCGACACCCCGGTGAACGCACATGCGAACACCGCAACGGACACCGAGCCGGAACCGGACACCGAGCCGGGGCCCGAACCGGACAAGTCGCCGGCCGACGCGAGGGACCAGGCCGACGCGGATGCGGATGCGGAGACCGCCACCGCCACCGACCAGCCCCCCGCCCCCGCCAAGCCCGCCGTCGACCAGGCCACCGCCGTCTTCAAGACCGTGCGGCCCTCCGCACCGGCCGTGGACCAGCCGACGACCATGCTGAAGTTCGGCGGGGCGACCAAGGACAAGCCCGAGCCCGAGTCCGGGGTCGAGCCGAAGGCCGAGCCGCAATCGAAGGCCGAGCCGGAGCCAGAGGCCAAGCCGGCCTCCGACGCCGAGCGGACCAGCAAGTTCGTCGCGCTCAAGCCGTTGGACGAGCCCTCGGCGCGCAGGCCGCAGGCCGCGGACGCCACCGCCGCCCTCCCTCAGGTCACCGCGGCCGGGCCGCAGCCCGGGCCCGAGCGGACGACGCAGCAGCCGTTGCCGCCGAAGCCGCCGCTGGACCTGCTGGCGGAGCTGACGAACACACCGCCGCCGGCGGAGACGCCGGTCCGCACGGCCGTCCGCCGGGTCAAGATCTGGACCCCGCTGGTCCTGCTGCTGGTGGTCGTGTTCGCGGTCGTCCAGGCCGTGCGCCCGCTGCCGGCGCCCGAGCTCCAGCTCACCGCCGAGGACAGCTACACCTTCGAGGGCGGCAAGGCCGAGATGCCCTGGCCGGCCGACGGACAGGCCGCCGTGGACGTGCAGGGCATCGGCACGTTCGGCTCGTCCGGCGAGCAGAAGCCCGTGCCGATCGCCAGCGTCGCCAAGGTCATGACGGCGTACGTCATCCTGCGTGACCACCCGCTCAAGAGCGGCGCCGACGGCCCGAAGATCGAGATCGACCAGGCCGCCGAGGACCAGTCGGACGCCGGCCAGGAGTCGACCGTCGACGTGACCAAGGGCGACTCGATCTCCCAGCGCGAGGCACTGGAGAGCATCCTCATCGCGTCCGCGAACAACGTGGCCCGTCTGCTCGCCCGCTGGGACGCGGGGTCGGAGAAGGCGTTCGTGGCGAAGATGAACGACGCCGCCGAGGACCTCGGCATGACCAACACGACGTACACCGACCCGTCGGGTCTGAACAACACCACCGTGAGCACGGCGGTGGACCAGGTGAAGCTGGGCAAGGCCGCGATGACGGAGCCGGCCTTCCGCGAGGTCGCCGCGATGATGTCGTACGTCGACTACAAGGGCACCAAGCACGACAACTGGAACCGCCTGGTCGGTTACAACGACGTGGTCGGCATCAAGACCGGCACCACCACCTCCGCCCTGGGCAACCTCGTCTTCGCGGCGAAGAAGGACGTGGACGGCGAGGTGCACCGGATCGTCGGCGCGGTCGTGCGCCAGCCCGCGGGCGGCGCGGACAACACCATCATCGGCGCCGCCCTCGATTCGAGCGACAAGCTCATCCGGGCCGCGCAGGACGCGCTGGAGTCCGCGACGATCCTGAAGAAGGGCGACGTCGTGGGGTACGCGGACGACGGACTCGGCGGCCGTACCCCGGTCGTGGCCACGAAGGACGTCACGGCCGTCGGCTGGGCGGGCCTGACGGTCAAGCTGACGTTCGCCGCCGACGACCTGCCGCACACGGCGAAGGCCGGCACCCAGGTGGGCTCGCTCACCGTCGGTGACGGCTCCGGCAGCGCGGTCAAGGTCCCGGTCGCCCTCCAGAAGGATCTCGTCGAGCCGGGCTTCACGGACAAGTTGACGCGTCTCGGCTGA
- a CDS encoding MFS transporter, with product MATAEPTRADETDPGRETGPRIRLPMPPEDAPEGAEDNRAAPPVPDNRAAPSASSDPAPSPPSASPVPPSGLAAVTGSVRAWIQRRPVLFVTALAGVLHIVWFFTFANSGGDLAAQDAWAEFVGRHPDSAYNLAWYGGMHPVSYSVVSPYLMSVLGVRTTMMIAGTLSAALLMLVLVRSRPVKEPLWPGLAGVFAFLCNAASGRVTFGLGTVFALGAVAVVFCWPYRWRYKRWAKALCAAPLAALATMSSPVAGLFVGLVAVALFLQKRRPGAWALGLAPAAVVAVSAWLFPFSGTQPMGFGSAVLPLASAVAVFALVPREWTTVRITSAVYGLSVLLVWLISSQIGSNITRLPMLFAGVALMAALPFTVPRSRKWYAVVLSCVGFTVWIGFKSVDDVVHTTPAASWARELAPLVNELQEVGAEKGRVEVVPARSHREASALAPYVNLARGWNRQADMERNPLFYDDTLNSANYHEWLKRWAVHFVVLPKDEPDGDGGERERELVQRGLPYLRQVWGDANWQLFRVTDPAPLAEPNAVVERAAQGELTMEVRKAGRILIKIPYSPWLSIVDAEGNKLKPPQETEASRERADGEAKTYDNVNGCLMETEEDAEGDRWTMLVAPEAGTYRLAAPYTLPRGTPCPDELR from the coding sequence GTGGCCACAGCGGAGCCGACACGCGCCGACGAGACCGATCCGGGCCGGGAGACCGGCCCTCGAATACGGCTGCCCATGCCCCCGGAAGACGCCCCGGAAGGGGCTGAGGACAACCGGGCAGCGCCCCCGGTACCCGACAACCGGGCAGCGCCCTCGGCATCCTCGGACCCAGCGCCCTCACCACCCTCGGCGTCACCCGTTCCGCCCTCCGGACTCGCCGCCGTCACCGGCTCCGTCCGCGCGTGGATCCAGCGCCGTCCGGTCCTCTTCGTGACCGCTCTGGCGGGCGTACTGCACATCGTCTGGTTCTTCACGTTCGCCAACAGCGGTGGCGATCTCGCCGCGCAGGACGCGTGGGCGGAGTTCGTCGGCCGGCACCCGGACTCCGCGTACAACCTCGCCTGGTACGGCGGGATGCACCCGGTGTCGTACAGCGTGGTGTCGCCGTATCTGATGTCGGTGCTCGGTGTCCGTACCACGATGATGATCGCGGGCACGCTCTCGGCGGCGCTGCTGATGCTGGTCCTCGTGCGCAGTCGGCCGGTCAAGGAGCCGCTGTGGCCGGGGCTGGCCGGGGTGTTCGCGTTCCTGTGCAACGCGGCATCGGGGCGGGTGACCTTCGGACTGGGCACGGTGTTCGCGCTGGGCGCGGTCGCCGTGGTGTTCTGCTGGCCGTACCGCTGGCGCTACAAGCGGTGGGCGAAGGCGCTGTGCGCGGCGCCGCTGGCCGCGCTCGCCACGATGTCGTCGCCGGTCGCGGGCCTGTTCGTGGGGCTGGTGGCGGTCGCGCTGTTCCTGCAGAAGCGGCGTCCGGGCGCCTGGGCGCTGGGGCTCGCGCCGGCGGCCGTGGTGGCGGTGTCGGCCTGGCTGTTCCCGTTCTCGGGCACCCAGCCCATGGGGTTCGGGTCGGCGGTCCTGCCGCTGGCGTCGGCGGTGGCCGTCTTCGCCCTGGTGCCGCGCGAGTGGACGACCGTACGGATCACGTCGGCCGTGTACGGGCTGTCGGTGCTGCTGGTGTGGCTGATCAGCTCGCAGATCGGTTCCAACATCACCCGGCTGCCGATGCTGTTCGCGGGGGTGGCGCTGATGGCCGCGCTGCCGTTCACCGTGCCGCGTTCGCGCAAGTGGTACGCGGTCGTGCTGTCCTGCGTCGGGTTCACCGTCTGGATCGGCTTCAAGTCGGTCGACGACGTCGTCCACACCACCCCGGCGGCGTCCTGGGCGCGTGAGCTGGCACCGCTGGTCAACGAGCTCCAGGAGGTCGGGGCGGAGAAGGGCCGGGTGGAGGTCGTGCCCGCCCGCTCCCACCGGGAGGCGTCCGCGCTCGCGCCCTACGTGAACTTGGCCCGCGGCTGGAACCGGCAGGCCGACATGGAGCGCAACCCGCTCTTCTACGACGACACGCTCAACTCGGCGAACTACCACGAGTGGCTCAAGCGCTGGGCCGTGCACTTCGTGGTGCTGCCGAAGGACGAGCCGGACGGCGACGGGGGCGAGCGGGAGCGGGAGCTGGTGCAGCGGGGGCTGCCGTATCTGCGGCAGGTCTGGGGCGACGCCAACTGGCAGCTGTTCCGGGTGACCGACCCCGCGCCGCTCGCCGAGCCGAACGCGGTGGTGGAACGGGCGGCGCAGGGCGAGCTGACCATGGAGGTGAGGAAGGCGGGCCGGATCCTCATCAAGATCCCGTACTCGCCGTGGCTGAGCATCGTCGACGCCGAGGGCAACAAGCTGAAGCCGCCGCAGGAGACGGAGGCGTCGCGGGAGCGGGCCGACGGCGAGGCGAAGACGTACGACAACGTCAACGGATGCCTGATGGAGACCGAGGAGGACGCGGAGGGCGACCGGTGGACGATGCTGGTCGCGCCGGAGGCGGGGACATACCGGCTGGCGGCGCCCTACACCCTGCCGCGCGGCACACCGTGCCCCGACGAGTTGCGGTGA
- a CDS encoding SDR family oxidoreductase yields MSLLSDRTVVVSGVGAGLGHQVAAAVVRDGGNAVLGARTEANLAKSAAGIDPEGVHTAYRATDITDEGQCEALAELARERFGRIDAVVHVAALDSCFGGLEDADFTTWQSVIDVNLLGTLRMTRACLPALKAGGGSVVFIGTQSAVAAPSQVRQAAYAASKGALTSAMYSLARELGPYRIRVNTVLPGWMWGPPVRAYVQFTAQAEGVPEAEVLERLTTRMALPELASDADVADAAVFLASDRARAITGQSLLVNAGELMR; encoded by the coding sequence ATGTCACTGCTCTCGGACAGGACCGTCGTCGTGTCAGGAGTCGGGGCCGGGCTCGGTCACCAGGTCGCGGCGGCCGTCGTACGGGACGGCGGGAACGCGGTGCTCGGCGCGCGGACGGAGGCGAACCTCGCGAAGAGCGCGGCCGGGATCGATCCGGAGGGGGTGCACACGGCGTACCGGGCGACGGACATCACGGACGAGGGGCAGTGCGAAGCACTGGCGGAACTGGCGCGGGAGCGGTTCGGGCGGATCGACGCGGTGGTCCATGTCGCGGCCTTGGACAGCTGCTTCGGCGGGCTGGAGGACGCCGACTTCACCACCTGGCAGTCGGTGATCGACGTGAACCTGCTGGGTACGCTGCGGATGACCCGAGCCTGCCTGCCGGCGCTGAAGGCGGGCGGCGGCTCGGTGGTGTTCATCGGCACGCAGTCGGCGGTGGCGGCGCCGTCCCAGGTGCGGCAGGCGGCGTACGCGGCGTCGAAGGGGGCGCTGACGAGCGCGATGTACTCGCTGGCGCGGGAGCTCGGGCCGTATCGCATCCGGGTCAACACGGTGCTGCCGGGCTGGATGTGGGGGCCGCCGGTGCGAGCGTACGTCCAGTTCACCGCGCAGGCGGAGGGCGTGCCGGAGGCAGAGGTGCTGGAGCGGCTCACCACGCGGATGGCGCTGCCCGAGCTGGCCTCGGACGCGGATGTGGCGGACGCGGCGGTCTTTCTCGCCTCGGACCGGGCACGGGCGATCACGGGGCAGTCCTTGCTGGTCAACGCGGGGGAGCTGATGCGCTGA
- a CDS encoding sodium:solute symporter family protein, with the protein MNSLDWAVLIGYFGVMVAIGVWSHKRVDNVSDFFTAGGKMPWWLSGISHHMSGYSAVMFTGYAGIAYTYGVTSFVTWSFPIALGIAIGSKLFAPRINRLRSRLHVASPLEYLKNRYDLKTQQALAWSGMLLKIVDVGAKWAAIATLLSVFTGISLNQGILITGTITAIYCTIGGLWADALTELGQFVIQLLAGIAMFVAVVLELGDKGIGFIDAWDQPALQGHEKPLVADYGAVFLLAFLFIKLFEYNGGMLNQAQRYMATSSPREAERSARLSAVLWLVWPLVLFYPMWMSPLLVESQKPDGSDSYGLMTEQLLPHGLLGLVIVGFFSHTMAMCSSDANAIAAVFTRDVAPVISTRARSWSQRSGLIAARLATVVFLGLSMAAATQVNSPAFKDIITVVIKWVAGLMGPMAIPMMLGLLRPFRRSGPTAALTSWSMGLFAFWLVNYPINWNVEGGVPLQYQVSIPLAVSLVLYILVGFLKPEDTPERLAIIETINTDGGGSAAAAVPAPAGPMDDALRTPAKD; encoded by the coding sequence ATGAACAGTCTCGACTGGGCCGTGCTCATCGGATACTTCGGCGTGATGGTCGCGATCGGCGTGTGGTCGCACAAGCGCGTGGACAACGTCAGCGACTTCTTCACCGCGGGCGGAAAGATGCCGTGGTGGCTGTCCGGTATCTCCCACCACATGTCGGGATACAGCGCGGTGATGTTCACCGGGTACGCGGGCATCGCCTACACCTACGGCGTGACCTCCTTCGTCACCTGGTCCTTCCCGATCGCGCTCGGTATCGCCATCGGCTCGAAGTTGTTCGCACCACGTATCAACCGGCTGCGGTCCAGGCTCCATGTGGCCTCGCCGCTCGAGTACCTGAAGAACCGCTACGACCTGAAGACCCAGCAGGCGCTGGCCTGGTCCGGCATGCTGCTGAAGATCGTGGACGTCGGCGCCAAGTGGGCCGCGATCGCGACCCTGCTGTCGGTCTTCACCGGTATCTCCCTGAACCAGGGCATCCTCATCACCGGCACCATCACGGCGATCTACTGCACGATCGGCGGCCTGTGGGCGGACGCGCTGACGGAGTTGGGCCAGTTCGTCATCCAACTCCTCGCCGGAATCGCGATGTTCGTCGCCGTGGTGCTCGAACTCGGCGACAAGGGCATCGGGTTCATCGACGCGTGGGACCAGCCGGCGCTCCAGGGCCACGAGAAGCCGCTGGTCGCCGACTACGGCGCGGTGTTCCTGCTGGCCTTCCTGTTCATCAAGCTCTTCGAGTACAACGGCGGCATGCTCAACCAGGCCCAGCGCTACATGGCCACGTCCAGCCCCCGCGAGGCCGAGCGCTCGGCCCGGCTGTCGGCGGTGCTGTGGCTGGTGTGGCCGCTGGTCCTGTTCTACCCGATGTGGATGTCGCCGCTGCTGGTGGAGTCGCAGAAGCCGGACGGTTCGGACTCCTACGGCCTGATGACCGAACAGCTCCTGCCGCACGGCCTGTTGGGCCTGGTCATCGTCGGCTTCTTCTCCCACACCATGGCCATGTGCTCCTCCGACGCCAACGCGATCGCCGCCGTCTTCACCCGGGACGTGGCGCCGGTGATCTCGACGCGGGCCCGGAGCTGGAGCCAGCGCTCGGGGCTCATCGCGGCCCGCCTCGCCACGGTCGTCTTCCTCGGCCTGTCCATGGCGGCGGCCACGCAGGTCAACTCGCCCGCCTTCAAGGACATCATCACCGTGGTGATCAAGTGGGTGGCCGGTCTGATGGGCCCGATGGCCATCCCGATGATGCTGGGCCTGCTGCGCCCGTTCCGCCGCTCCGGCCCCACGGCCGCGCTGACCAGCTGGTCCATGGGCCTGTTCGCCTTCTGGCTGGTCAACTACCCGATCAACTGGAACGTCGAGGGCGGCGTGCCGCTCCAGTACCAGGTCTCGATCCCGCTGGCCGTGTCGCTCGTCCTGTACATCCTCGTCGGTTTCCTGAAGCCCGAGGACACCCCGGAGCGGCTCGCCATCATCGAGACGATCAACACGGACGGTGGCGGCTCGGCGGCGGCGGCCGTCCCGGCACCGGCGGGCCCGATGGACGACGCGCTGCGCACCCCCGCCAAGGACTGA